In Bradyrhizobium sp. CCBAU 051011, the following are encoded in one genomic region:
- a CDS encoding DUF2125 domain-containing protein, which translates to MPDMTPAPRRRPLWRLFIAPALLLVVAAAWSAFWFYAASEVGVRADAWAAQEAKAGRVYACGKRSVAGFPFRFEVRCDDASVALVSQTAGAQALFTARLGEIMVIAQIYQPKLLIAEFKAPATLSDRGQPPSMKVNWTNGQSSIVGLPDIPQRASIVFDNPSIDRINGPVQTPLARAGRAGLHGRFVEGSTKDHPVIETALQITSGSVQELHPLLAAPFDAGVEAKLTGLKDFSPKPWPERFRELQAAGGHVEIVRSRIQQGDLISVAAGTLSLNAQGRIDGELQMTVAGIEKVIPALGIEKMLEEGVPQATLDRVAPGVKTQDLNNLFGALDRAIPGLGKVVKQNANAGVAAGINALGKETELEGKKARAFPLRFADGAVFLGPFKVGQVPPLF; encoded by the coding sequence ATGCCTGACATGACCCCCGCGCCGCGCCGGCGCCCGCTGTGGCGCCTCTTCATCGCGCCTGCACTGCTCCTTGTCGTTGCCGCGGCGTGGAGCGCGTTCTGGTTCTATGCCGCTTCCGAAGTCGGCGTGCGCGCGGATGCATGGGCCGCGCAGGAGGCAAAGGCCGGACGGGTCTATGCATGCGGCAAGCGTTCGGTGGCCGGCTTCCCGTTCCGTTTCGAAGTCCGCTGCGACGACGCCAGCGTTGCGCTGGTCTCGCAGACCGCCGGAGCGCAGGCGCTGTTCACCGCGCGGCTCGGGGAAATCATGGTTATCGCGCAGATCTATCAGCCGAAATTGCTGATCGCCGAATTCAAGGCGCCGGCGACGCTTTCCGATCGCGGCCAGCCGCCGTCGATGAAGGTGAATTGGACCAACGGCCAGAGCAGCATAGTCGGGTTGCCGGATATTCCGCAACGCGCCTCCATCGTGTTCGACAATCCCTCGATCGATCGCATCAACGGTCCCGTGCAGACGCCGCTCGCGCGCGCCGGCCGAGCTGGGTTGCACGGGCGCTTCGTCGAGGGCTCGACGAAAGATCATCCCGTGATCGAAACCGCGTTGCAAATAACAAGCGGCAGCGTGCAGGAGCTGCACCCGCTGCTGGCTGCCCCGTTCGATGCCGGCGTCGAGGCCAAGCTCACCGGGTTGAAGGATTTTTCGCCGAAGCCGTGGCCCGAGCGGTTCAGGGAGTTGCAGGCGGCGGGCGGCCATGTCGAAATCGTGCGCTCGCGCATTCAGCAGGGCGATCTGATCTCGGTCGCCGCCGGGACGTTGAGCCTCAATGCCCAGGGGCGGATCGACGGCGAATTGCAGATGACGGTGGCGGGGATCGAGAAGGTGATTCCGGCCCTTGGCATCGAAAAGATGCTGGAGGAGGGCGTTCCGCAGGCAACCCTCGATCGCGTCGCACCTGGCGTCAAGACGCAGGACCTCAACAATCTATTCGGCGCGCTCGACCGGGCGATCCCTGGCCTTGGCAAGGTCGTCAAGCAGAACGCCAACGCAGGTGTCGCCGCCGGCATCAACGCGCTCGGCAAGGAGACGGAGCTGGAGGGCAAGAAGGCGCGAGCTTTCCCGCTGCGCTTCGCGGACGGCGCGGTGTTTCTCGGGCCGTTCAA